The Phyllopteryx taeniolatus isolate TA_2022b chromosome 9, UOR_Ptae_1.2, whole genome shotgun sequence genome contains a region encoding:
- the tamm41 gene encoding phosphatidate cytidylyltransferase, mitochondrial isoform X1, with amino-acid sequence MSYVVDGEPNRSIDNMTLPALHNTGVLYRRILSQFPQDISLAFAYGSGVFKQQGTSQGQMEKNMMDLVFAVDDPVTWHTMNLLQNRKHYSILKLLGPAMISSIQSDHGAAMYYNTLVPMDGRIIKYGVISTECIIDDLMHWKTMYAAGRLHKPVKLLVQGDNGKLRAALVGNLKSAVTASFLMLPESFSEEELFLQIAGLSYAGDFRMVIGEDKSKVANIVNDNMEHFRIVYSNILRDCPQVVYKPQQGKLEIDKSPEGQFVQLMALPRTLQQRITKLVDPPGKNRDVEEILLQMAQDPDCGAIVQQGISSIVKSSSITQSIKGIATAGMWKTVSYSSKKLLKMWKGWRRKKSVSQTS; translated from the exons ATG TCGTATGTTGTCGATGGTGAGCCAAATCGAAGTATTGACAACATGACTCTACCGGCTTTGCACAACACCGGCGTGCTTTACAGAAGGATTTTATCACAATTCCCCCAAGATATCAGTTTAGCCTTTGCCTATGGATCAGGCGTTTTCAAACAGCAAGGAACCAGCCAAGGTCAAATGGAG AAAAATATGATGGACTTAGTGTTTGCGGTGGATGATCCAGTCACTTGGCACACCATGAATTTGCTGCAGAACCGTAAACACTACTCCATACTTAAACTACTGGGACCCGCCATGATCAGTTCCATACAGAGTGACCACGGGGCTGCTATGTACTACAACACGCTGGTGCCGATGGACGGGCGG ATCATCAAATATGGCGTAATTAGTACAGAGTGTATAATTGATGACCTCATGCACTGGAAAACCATGTATGCTGCAGGACGGCTTCACAAACCG GTGAAATTGCTGGTGCAGGGCGACAATGGGAAGCTACGTGCCGCTCTAGTGGGAAACCTCAAGAGCGCTGTAACGGCCTCATTCCTTATGCTGCCTGAAAGTTTCAGTGAGGAAGAGCTTTTCCTGCAGATAGCTGGTCTTTCTTATGCCG GTGATTTCAGGATGGTGATTGGAGAAGATAAATCCAAGGTGGCCAATATCGTCAACGACAACATGGAGCACTTCCGGATTGTCTACAGCAACATCTTACGGGACTGCCCACAAGTAGTTTACAAGCCCCAACAAGGGAAATTGGAG ATCGACAAAAGCCCAGAGGGCCAGTTCGTCCAGCTCATGGCGCTGCCTCGCACTCTGCAGCAGAGGATCACCAAGCTGGTGGACCCCCCGGGGAAAAACAGGGACGTGGAGGAGATCCTGCTGCAGATGGCTCAGGACCCTGACTGTGGAGCAATTGTACAGCAAG GTATCTCCTCTATTGTGAAATCATCCAGTATAACACAGAGTATCAAAGGCATCGCGACTGCCG GAATGTGGAAGACTGTGTCGTATAGCTCTAAGAAACTACTAAAGATGTGGAAGGGCTGGAGGAGGAAAAAGTCTGTTTCCCAGACCTCCTGA
- the tamm41 gene encoding phosphatidate cytidylyltransferase, mitochondrial isoform X2: protein MTLPALHNTGVLYRRILSQFPQDISLAFAYGSGVFKQQGTSQGQMEKNMMDLVFAVDDPVTWHTMNLLQNRKHYSILKLLGPAMISSIQSDHGAAMYYNTLVPMDGRIIKYGVISTECIIDDLMHWKTMYAAGRLHKPVKLLVQGDNGKLRAALVGNLKSAVTASFLMLPESFSEEELFLQIAGLSYAGDFRMVIGEDKSKVANIVNDNMEHFRIVYSNILRDCPQVVYKPQQGKLEIDKSPEGQFVQLMALPRTLQQRITKLVDPPGKNRDVEEILLQMAQDPDCGAIVQQGISSIVKSSSITQSIKGIATAGMWKTVSYSSKKLLKMWKGWRRKKSVSQTS, encoded by the exons ATGACTCTACCGGCTTTGCACAACACCGGCGTGCTTTACAGAAGGATTTTATCACAATTCCCCCAAGATATCAGTTTAGCCTTTGCCTATGGATCAGGCGTTTTCAAACAGCAAGGAACCAGCCAAGGTCAAATGGAG AAAAATATGATGGACTTAGTGTTTGCGGTGGATGATCCAGTCACTTGGCACACCATGAATTTGCTGCAGAACCGTAAACACTACTCCATACTTAAACTACTGGGACCCGCCATGATCAGTTCCATACAGAGTGACCACGGGGCTGCTATGTACTACAACACGCTGGTGCCGATGGACGGGCGG ATCATCAAATATGGCGTAATTAGTACAGAGTGTATAATTGATGACCTCATGCACTGGAAAACCATGTATGCTGCAGGACGGCTTCACAAACCG GTGAAATTGCTGGTGCAGGGCGACAATGGGAAGCTACGTGCCGCTCTAGTGGGAAACCTCAAGAGCGCTGTAACGGCCTCATTCCTTATGCTGCCTGAAAGTTTCAGTGAGGAAGAGCTTTTCCTGCAGATAGCTGGTCTTTCTTATGCCG GTGATTTCAGGATGGTGATTGGAGAAGATAAATCCAAGGTGGCCAATATCGTCAACGACAACATGGAGCACTTCCGGATTGTCTACAGCAACATCTTACGGGACTGCCCACAAGTAGTTTACAAGCCCCAACAAGGGAAATTGGAG ATCGACAAAAGCCCAGAGGGCCAGTTCGTCCAGCTCATGGCGCTGCCTCGCACTCTGCAGCAGAGGATCACCAAGCTGGTGGACCCCCCGGGGAAAAACAGGGACGTGGAGGAGATCCTGCTGCAGATGGCTCAGGACCCTGACTGTGGAGCAATTGTACAGCAAG GTATCTCCTCTATTGTGAAATCATCCAGTATAACACAGAGTATCAAAGGCATCGCGACTGCCG GAATGTGGAAGACTGTGTCGTATAGCTCTAAGAAACTACTAAAGATGTGGAAGGGCTGGAGGAGGAAAAAGTCTGTTTCCCAGACCTCCTGA